TCTACTCGCTCTGCGGTGTTTGAAATGAAGCGGTTACTCCTGGCAATCCTCCCGGCGGTTGCGGTGCTCCTCGGGGTCTTCGTGGGTAGCTACCCGACCAACCCGCTCCACCTTGATGACTTGGCCAGGGCAGTGATATGGGAAATCAGGCTTCCGAGGACTCTTATGGGGGTCTCGGCAGGAATGGCCCTGAGCCTGGGCGGGATGACCCTTCAGGCGGTTTTCAGAAACCCTCTCGTTGACACCTACATTCTGGGTGTAGCATCGGGAGTGGCCTTCGGCGCGGCACTGGCCGTCGCTTTTCTCCCCTTCATAGGTCTCGCACCGCTCGCGCTCCTCTTCGGCCTCTTGGCGGTTTTCTTAGCTTATTACCTCGCGCGCGTCAACGGCAGGGTCTCTACCGTCTCGCTAATCCTCGGCGGAATAATCGTTACTGCCCTTTTCTCCGCACTCCTTTCCCTCCTTGAACTGCTCCTTCCGAGCGAGAGCTTATCCGGTTTAGTCGTCTGGCTGATGGGAAGCTTGGCGAGCTCAACGTGGAAGACGGTGGTTTATTCCCTTCCCGGAGTCGTCCTCATAGCCGTGCTCCTCTACCTCCTCCGCTGGAACCTGAACGCAATGAGCCTCGGCGACGAGGCTGAGCTCCTCGGCCTGAACGTTTCCTTCTGGAGAGGGATTTTCGTGTTCCTGTCGGCCATTCTAACGGCGCTCGTGATTTCCTTCACGGGTATAATTGGCTGGGTCGGGCTGATAGTCCCGCACACGGCGAGAATGCTCGTCGGGCCCGAGCACTCGAAGCTGATTCCCGCAACAATCTCGATTGGAATAACCGTTATGGTCTTGGCGGATGTGATAGTCCGCCTTCTTCCGGGGGACATCCCCGTCGGGATAATAACGACCCTCGTGGGTGTTCCATTCTTCGCGTATCTCCTCAGAAAAACCGGAGGTGGTTGGAGTTGAGAATTCTCATCGTTTACACGACCCGCTACGGAACGACCGAAAGGGCCGTGGAGTTGGCCAAGAGGCTCTTCGAGGAGGAAGGCCACGAAGTGGAGGTAAGGGAGGTTAAGGAGAACCCCTCGCCGAGGGGCTACGACCTGGTCGTCATGAGCGCACCCGTTTACCGCGACGGCCCGCACTGGGATTTGACGGACTGGATAAGCGAGCACAGGGAGGAGCTGGAGGAGATACCCAAGGCGTTCTTTCTGGTGGCGATGCACTTGGCGGGCTCGGTCTTCATGGGGAAGCTCCACGGGGGAATAGCCTACTCCCAGCCACTGATAGAAGCCTTCGAGGTTCCGCCCTTCTACGGAACGCTCATCGGGGGCGAGATTGACGTTGAAAGGCTCAGCGACGAGGACAGAAGGAAGATGAGGAGGTTTTATGCCGTTTTGGGAGAGAAGCTCGAAAGCAAGAGCCTTTACAGGGAGGAGGACGTTAAAGCGTTCGTGAGGAGGACTCTATTGTATTACGACTGGTTCGGGAAGCACTTCAGGCGGGGCGAGGTCGATAAGGCCAAGGACTTCGACTTCATGGAGAAGGTAAGGGAGATGGAGGCAAGGCTCGATGCTGAGGGCTGAAAACCTCTCGTACTCCTACGGGGACTTCGAAATCGAGGGGGTTAGCCTGGAGGTTGAGACGGGTGAGTTCGTCGCCCTAATCGGGCCGAACGGCGCGGGGAAGAGCACGCTCCTGAGTCTAATCTACGGCCTGTTGAGGCCCGAAAAGGGACGCGTCATGGTTGAGGGAAGGGACGTTCTAAGGCTGTCCCCCAGGGAGCGGGCGAAACTGCTCGGCTACGTTCCTCAGAGCCACTTCCCGACGTTCCCATTCAGGGTTCTCGACTTCGTTCTCCTCGGGGCAACCCCTGAACTCGGGGCCTTCGGCTCGCCAGGGAAGGAGCACAGGGAAAGGGCTGAAAGGTTGCTCAAACACTTCGGCCTCGATGCTTATCGGGAAAAACCCTACACTTCTCTAAGCGGTGGACAGAAAAGGCTTCTCCTCCTCGCGAGGGCGATGATGACGTCGCCGAAATACCTCCTCCTCGACGAGCCGACGAGTGAGCTCGACCTCAAGAACGCCCTCCTTGTCCTCGGAACCGTTAAGAGGCTCGCGAGGGATGGTGTTGGTGTCCTAGCGGTTCTCCACGACCCCAACTTAGCCTACCTTTTCGCCGACAGGGTCGTCCTCATGAGGGACGGAAGGATAGTGGCTGAAGGAAAGCCCTCGGAGGTCCTGTCCGAGGAGCTTTTGAGCGGGCTTTACGGGGTTAAGCTTAAGGTGATAGAGTGCAACGGGGAAAGGGTTTTGAGGGTCCTTCCGGAGGTGCTCCCATGAGGGACGTGCGCGACTATCTGGAATGGCTTGAAGCGAGAAACGAGCTGATTAGAGTTAGTGAGGAGCTTTCGCCCGAGCTTGAGATTCCCGCGTTTCTGAGGAGGGCGATGTATCAAAAGGCCGGTGCGGTCCTCTTCGAGCGCGTTAAGGGTTACCCTGAGTGGAGAGTTATCGGAAACCTCTTCACGAGTGTTGAGA
The Thermococcus sp. 21S9 DNA segment above includes these coding regions:
- a CDS encoding iron ABC transporter permease — translated: MKRLLLAILPAVAVLLGVFVGSYPTNPLHLDDLARAVIWEIRLPRTLMGVSAGMALSLGGMTLQAVFRNPLVDTYILGVASGVAFGAALAVAFLPFIGLAPLALLFGLLAVFLAYYLARVNGRVSTVSLILGGIIVTALFSALLSLLELLLPSESLSGLVVWLMGSLASSTWKTVVYSLPGVVLIAVLLYLLRWNLNAMSLGDEAELLGLNVSFWRGIFVFLSAILTALVISFTGIIGWVGLIVPHTARMLVGPEHSKLIPATISIGITVMVLADVIVRLLPGDIPVGIITTLVGVPFFAYLLRKTGGGWS
- a CDS encoding flavodoxin domain-containing protein, with translation MRILIVYTTRYGTTERAVELAKRLFEEEGHEVEVREVKENPSPRGYDLVVMSAPVYRDGPHWDLTDWISEHREELEEIPKAFFLVAMHLAGSVFMGKLHGGIAYSQPLIEAFEVPPFYGTLIGGEIDVERLSDEDRRKMRRFYAVLGEKLESKSLYREEDVKAFVRRTLLYYDWFGKHFRRGEVDKAKDFDFMEKVREMEARLDAEG
- a CDS encoding ABC transporter ATP-binding protein, with product MLRAENLSYSYGDFEIEGVSLEVETGEFVALIGPNGAGKSTLLSLIYGLLRPEKGRVMVEGRDVLRLSPRERAKLLGYVPQSHFPTFPFRVLDFVLLGATPELGAFGSPGKEHRERAERLLKHFGLDAYREKPYTSLSGGQKRLLLLARAMMTSPKYLLLDEPTSELDLKNALLVLGTVKRLARDGVGVLAVLHDPNLAYLFADRVVLMRDGRIVAEGKPSEVLSEELLSGLYGVKLKVIECNGERVLRVLPEVLP